One Clostridium sp. CM027 genomic window carries:
- a CDS encoding nitroreductase family protein, producing MNETLKNIRNRRSTRAFLPEQVNGAHVTDIIDAGIYAPSANNTQPWHFTIIQRKDIIDRLSDAFKEIAKKSDNEYIRRFADNEKFHVFYNAPTVVLVSGDKSNNSASVDCAVAVENMLIAAEALEIGSCWIGLIAHLLNSEEGAEFVKELEIPEGFRQIHAFCLGYKKIEITNAPARKENTVNYIK from the coding sequence ATGAATGAAACTTTAAAAAACATAAGAAATAGAAGAAGCACAAGGGCGTTTTTACCAGAACAAGTTAATGGAGCACATGTGACAGATATAATAGATGCAGGTATTTATGCACCGAGTGCTAATAATACGCAGCCATGGCATTTTACGATAATACAAAGAAAAGATATTATAGACAGATTAAGTGATGCTTTTAAAGAAATTGCTAAAAAATCTGATAATGAATATATTAGAAGATTTGCTGATAATGAAAAATTTCATGTGTTTTACAATGCACCAACTGTAGTATTAGTTTCAGGAGACAAAAGTAACAACTCCGCCTCAGTTGATTGCGCAGTGGCAGTAGAAAATATGCTTATAGCAGCAGAAGCCTTAGAAATTGGTTCTTGTTGGATTGGTCTTATTGCACATCTATTAAATAGCGAAGAAGGTGCAGAGTTTGTTAAGGAGCTTGAAATACCAGAAGGATTTAGACAAATACATGCATTTTGCCTTGGATATAAAAAAATTGAGATAACTAATGCACCAGCGAGAAAAGAAAATACGGTAAATTATATAAAATAA
- a CDS encoding ABC transporter ATP-binding protein, which produces MEKLIEVKNLKVSYNTYAGEVQAVRGMSFDIDKGECIAIVGESGCGKTVTSKAIMGLIQSPQGVVKEGSEIIYKGENILKFTEKQWQDFRGEQCSMIFQDALTALNPTMKVGNQIAENLIIHRGMNKSEALKEALKMLELVGIPNADRRLNQYPHEFSGGMRQRVMIAIALACNPSMIIADEPTTALDVTIQAQIIDIIKSLQQKLGTSVILITHDLGVVADLANRIFVMYAGKVVEGGNSEEIFYNPKHPYTWALLKAVPRLDLENKERLVAIKGTPPDMVCPPKGCGFAQRCIYCMKICLTKEPPTYKFGGEHRASCWLHHEMAPKLNLPFEVGGGELQ; this is translated from the coding sequence ATGGAAAAGCTAATAGAAGTTAAAAATTTAAAAGTATCATATAATACTTATGCCGGTGAAGTACAAGCGGTAAGAGGAATGTCCTTTGACATAGATAAAGGAGAATGTATAGCAATAGTTGGAGAATCAGGATGTGGTAAAACTGTTACTTCTAAGGCAATAATGGGATTAATACAATCACCACAAGGAGTTGTTAAAGAAGGTAGTGAAATTATATATAAAGGTGAAAATATATTAAAATTTACTGAGAAGCAGTGGCAAGATTTTAGGGGTGAGCAATGTAGTATGATTTTTCAAGATGCTTTAACAGCCTTAAATCCAACTATGAAAGTTGGCAACCAAATCGCAGAAAATTTAATAATTCACAGAGGAATGAATAAGAGTGAGGCTTTAAAAGAGGCTTTAAAAATGTTAGAACTTGTTGGAATTCCTAATGCGGATAGAAGACTTAATCAATATCCACATGAATTTTCAGGTGGTATGAGGCAAAGAGTTATGATTGCTATAGCCCTTGCATGTAATCCAAGCATGATAATAGCTGACGAGCCAACCACAGCATTAGACGTTACAATACAAGCACAGATTATAGATATAATTAAAAGTCTTCAACAAAAGCTAGGAACATCGGTTATACTAATTACTCATGACCTTGGAGTGGTTGCTGACCTAGCTAACAGGATATTTGTTATGTACGCTGGCAAGGTAGTTGAAGGAGGGAATTCTGAGGAAATATTCTACAACCCTAAGCATCCTTATACTTGGGCATTACTTAAAGCAGTGCCAAGATTAGATCTTGAAAATAAGGAAAGATTAGTAGCTATTAAAGGCACACCACCTGACATGGTTTGTCCTCCAAAGGGCTGTGGATTTGCACAAAGATGTATATATTGTATGAAGATATGTTTAACAAAGGAACCTCCTACATACAAATTTGGAGGAGAACATAGGGCATCTTGTTGGCTTCATCATGAAATGGCTCCAAAGTTAAATCTACCTTTTGAAGTTGGTGGGGGTGAGTTACAATGA
- a CDS encoding methyltransferase, with the protein MIENTDKISSLIENLKTSDDKQRSAIINKLSLDYNNAIPMLWSKIITEDDPRGILSVLRDILKKEKPKGMFKRTIGNSKEKLSALLSHSDPKVRKNVCGVIGELADPVYLEALYNAYNAEDKLFVRYSYVLAIGNCGSANDAEKLKRMFEDVVTNEKACQENDSLVTTNKHINEEKLALTRAIDKLSPTARHEFKGFESPVPMLLTVMNYQYQLTLKELDDKWIDGRLVDDGILICEKDLDKIYTCRTFYELLYPLAECEDLDFDYKVIADAIINANFVDFLNQCHDNDSNDPFGYRVEFKTMDSNRERSEFVKNLSRELDELSCGNLRNSPSSYEVEIRILERNNLCSVFVKLYSVKDNRFDYRKNDLATSINPVTAAIAIKSIEKWLDPSAKVIDPFCGAGTMLIERAKLEEFGSLTGVDIFRTAINAATINSKLANVDIDLIAEDILEFVPYGQFDEMITNMPFDNKSTTHNKYADLYSAFVNKIPDFIRPGGMAFVYTIEKQLFREVLLDNDKLELLQEIKIESGRLTPHVFVLKVK; encoded by the coding sequence ATGATAGAAAATACTGATAAGATATCAAGTTTAATAGAAAATCTAAAAACTTCAGATGATAAACAGAGATCTGCTATAATAAATAAACTTTCTCTAGATTATAACAATGCAATTCCCATGTTATGGTCAAAAATAATAACTGAGGATGATCCAAGAGGAATACTTTCCGTTTTAAGGGATATTTTAAAAAAGGAAAAGCCAAAAGGAATGTTCAAAAGAACTATTGGTAATTCAAAAGAAAAACTTAGCGCTCTTCTTTCTCATTCAGATCCAAAGGTACGAAAGAATGTATGTGGCGTTATTGGAGAACTCGCAGACCCTGTGTATTTAGAAGCTTTATATAATGCCTATAACGCTGAGGATAAATTATTTGTAAGATACTCCTACGTACTTGCAATCGGGAACTGCGGCAGTGCAAATGACGCAGAAAAGTTAAAGAGAATGTTTGAAGATGTAGTAACAAATGAAAAAGCTTGTCAAGAAAATGACTCACTAGTAACAACTAATAAGCATATTAATGAGGAAAAGCTTGCACTAACAAGAGCCATAGATAAATTGTCTCCTACAGCGCGCCATGAGTTTAAAGGATTTGAAAGTCCTGTACCTATGCTGCTCACTGTTATGAATTATCAGTATCAGCTTACTTTAAAGGAGCTAGATGATAAATGGATTGATGGTAGACTTGTAGATGACGGTATACTTATCTGCGAGAAGGATTTAGATAAGATTTACACCTGCAGGACCTTTTATGAACTTTTGTATCCTTTAGCTGAGTGTGAAGATTTAGACTTTGATTATAAGGTAATAGCTGATGCAATTATAAATGCAAATTTTGTAGATTTTTTAAATCAGTGCCATGATAATGATTCTAATGATCCTTTTGGGTATAGAGTTGAATTTAAAACTATGGATTCTAATAGAGAACGGTCAGAGTTTGTAAAAAACCTATCTAGAGAATTAGATGAACTTTCTTGTGGAAACTTAAGAAATAGCCCTTCCTCATATGAAGTTGAAATTCGAATACTTGAAAGAAATAATCTCTGCAGTGTATTTGTCAAACTGTATTCTGTAAAGGATAATAGATTTGACTATAGAAAAAACGACTTAGCTACATCCATAAATCCTGTAACTGCGGCTATTGCAATAAAATCAATAGAAAAATGGCTAGACCCTAGTGCTAAAGTTATAGACCCCTTTTGTGGCGCTGGAACAATGCTTATTGAAAGAGCTAAATTAGAAGAATTTGGATCCTTAACAGGAGTTGATATATTTAGAACAGCTATAAACGCTGCAACAATAAATTCTAAATTAGCTAATGTGGATATAGACCTTATAGCTGAAGATATATTAGAATTTGTGCCTTACGGCCAATTTGATGAGATGATAACAAATATGCCTTTTGACAATAAGTCCACCACCCATAATAAGTACGCGGATTTGTATAGTGCATTTGTAAATAAAATCCCTGATTTTATAAGACCAGGAGGAATGGCATTTGTTTATACAATAGAAAAGCAATTATTTAGGGAAGTTCTGCTGGATAATGATAAGCTTGAATTACTTCAAGAGATAAAAATTGAAAGTGGTAGGCTTACACCTCATGTATTTGTGCTAAAAGTAAAATAA
- a CDS encoding ABC transporter permease: MTKFKKEEFELIDCEQQNADMITRPNITYWQDAWRRLKKNPIAMISLVILIVLILMVIFGPYINGKDFKTVNGSKKNISPCSEYWFGTDALGRDLFARIWYGGRVSIAIGLIATGIQIIVGCLYGGVMAYFGGWIDEVMMRIIEVLTSIPSLLLTILIMVVLGNSITTLIIALTITSWCGTSRMIRGQLMQLRENEYILAAEALGASPVRVIIKHLIPNTIGVLILTIATSIPGYIFAEAGLSFLGLGLQAPNTSWGVLISYGQSAMAFYPYQLFFPTFAICLTVLVFNLFGDGLRDALDPKLRQ; encoded by the coding sequence ATGACAAAATTTAAAAAAGAAGAGTTTGAATTAATTGATTGTGAACAGCAAAATGCTGATATGATAACAAGACCCAATATAACATACTGGCAGGATGCTTGGAGAAGACTTAAAAAAAATCCTATTGCAATGATATCGTTAGTGATATTAATAGTATTAATATTAATGGTTATTTTTGGTCCGTATATAAATGGAAAGGATTTCAAGACGGTTAATGGAAGCAAAAAAAATATATCACCCTGTAGTGAATATTGGTTTGGAACTGATGCATTAGGAAGAGATTTATTCGCAAGAATTTGGTATGGTGGTAGAGTATCCATTGCAATAGGGTTGATTGCAACAGGCATACAAATAATTGTTGGATGCTTATACGGCGGTGTAATGGCTTACTTTGGCGGATGGATAGATGAGGTTATGATGAGAATTATAGAGGTATTAACTAGTATCCCATCATTACTTTTAACAATACTAATAATGGTAGTTTTAGGTAATAGTATTACAACTTTAATTATTGCATTGACCATTACATCATGGTGTGGTACATCAAGAATGATAAGAGGGCAGTTGATGCAACTTAGGGAAAATGAATATATACTTGCAGCTGAGGCATTAGGCGCTTCGCCGGTAAGAGTTATAATAAAACATTTAATTCCAAATACAATAGGAGTATTGATATTAACTATTGCAACTAGCATACCGGGATATATATTTGCAGAAGCAGGACTAAGCTTTTTAGGACTCGGACTTCAGGCTCCAAATACAAGCTGGGGTGTACTTATATCCTATGGACAAAGTGCAATGGCTTTTTATCCATATCAATTATTTTTTCCAACATTTGCAATTTGTTTAACGGTGTTAGTATTTAATTTGTTTGGTGATGGCTTAAGAGATGCACTTGATCCAAAACTTCGTCAATAG
- a CDS encoding flotillin family protein has product MGSYTVLITVGIVVVSLILIAYGIGFTSIGTDEVGIVEKWWSLSGSVPADSLIALKGEAGYQPEVLRAGVHFKTPFKYKVKKVRLVTIPQGQIAYVFSRSGESLGDGQTLGKVIPQSKSFQDVVAFLNNGGQKGPQRHILREGTYAFNLAQFIIITKDKVHSIFTSKDETAQIETMRSDLAREGGFNPVIISSSKTTEQYTQQNDGSEMESSYNKGRNKDGNLDTIGIVTINEGPTPDNGAIIAPIVGESINNEFYHNNFQEPEKFLAADGRKGKQMQVLTDGVYFINRMFASVDIVPKSIIDIGYVGVVVSYFGDKGEDVSGTGYSHGELVEQGKKGIWRDSMMPGKYAFNTYAGKVVPVPTTNVILKWITGQSGVHKLDDNLKEISLITKDAFEPNLPLTVVFNIDYRKASSVIQRFGDIKMLIEQSLDPMIAGYFKNIGQTKTLIQLVQDRSEIQKQASDEMKEKFKLYDLELQEVLIGTPAASASDTRIEKILAQLRDRQVAMEEIKTNEAKQKSAEKQRELNEAQAKATAQSALTQSSIDIEVADNKGKSELRLAEQLALKTQKLSEADKYKRTQEADAERYTREAQAAAQAKTIELTAGANAKQVELAARAESFKLETVGKATALNIKAVADATAEQETKVGIAKGTAARALVEAYGGPDLQVRQSVMIAFAEALKISKSPLVPQTVIMGGADGNTPNAMEGIMSMVLANMANDKSVVMPKDIDNVNAKDVIKQ; this is encoded by the coding sequence ATGGGTTCATACACCGTGTTAATTACAGTAGGTATAGTTGTAGTATCATTAATTTTAATTGCTTATGGCATAGGGTTTACAAGCATAGGAACAGATGAGGTAGGGATTGTCGAGAAGTGGTGGAGTTTAAGCGGCTCAGTGCCGGCCGATAGTCTTATAGCACTAAAGGGAGAAGCAGGTTATCAACCAGAAGTACTAAGGGCTGGTGTTCACTTCAAAACGCCTTTCAAGTATAAGGTTAAGAAGGTAAGGCTCGTAACTATACCACAAGGTCAAATAGCTTATGTATTTTCAAGGTCAGGGGAAAGTTTAGGGGATGGTCAAACTTTAGGTAAGGTTATACCACAAAGTAAGTCATTTCAAGATGTTGTGGCATTTTTGAATAATGGTGGACAAAAAGGTCCACAGAGACATATTCTTCGTGAGGGTACTTATGCATTTAACTTGGCACAATTTATTATAATCACGAAAGACAAGGTACACTCTATATTTACGTCAAAAGATGAGACGGCACAAATAGAAACAATGCGAAGTGACTTAGCTAGAGAAGGTGGGTTTAATCCTGTAATTATATCAAGTTCAAAAACTACGGAGCAATACACTCAGCAGAATGATGGTAGTGAAATGGAATCCTCATATAATAAAGGAAGGAATAAGGACGGTAACCTTGATACTATAGGTATTGTAACTATCAATGAGGGGCCTACACCGGACAATGGAGCAATTATAGCACCTATTGTTGGTGAGAGTATAAATAATGAGTTCTATCACAATAACTTCCAAGAGCCAGAAAAGTTTTTAGCTGCAGATGGCAGAAAAGGTAAGCAGATGCAAGTACTTACGGATGGAGTTTACTTCATTAATAGAATGTTTGCAAGTGTTGATATAGTACCTAAAAGTATAATAGATATTGGTTATGTAGGGGTTGTGGTAAGTTATTTTGGTGATAAAGGGGAGGATGTTTCAGGTACGGGTTATTCTCATGGAGAACTTGTAGAGCAAGGCAAAAAAGGTATTTGGAGAGATTCCATGATGCCAGGAAAGTATGCATTTAATACTTATGCAGGTAAAGTTGTACCAGTTCCTACTACTAATGTAATATTAAAATGGATTACTGGTCAAAGTGGAGTGCACAAGTTAGATGATAATTTAAAAGAGATTAGTTTAATAACTAAGGATGCCTTCGAGCCTAATCTACCACTAACCGTAGTATTTAACATTGATTATAGAAAAGCATCATCAGTTATACAAAGGTTTGGGGATATTAAAATGCTTATTGAACAATCGCTTGACCCAATGATAGCTGGTTACTTCAAGAATATTGGGCAAACTAAGACTCTTATACAATTAGTTCAAGATAGAAGTGAAATTCAGAAGCAGGCATCAGATGAAATGAAAGAGAAGTTTAAACTATATGATTTAGAGCTACAAGAAGTATTAATTGGAACACCGGCAGCTTCTGCTAGTGATACAAGAATTGAAAAAATTCTTGCACAGCTAAGAGATAGACAAGTAGCTATGGAAGAGATTAAGACCAATGAAGCTAAACAAAAATCTGCTGAAAAGCAAAGAGAATTAAATGAAGCTCAGGCAAAAGCAACAGCACAGTCAGCTCTTACGCAATCAAGTATTGACATAGAGGTAGCGGATAATAAGGGTAAATCTGAATTGAGATTGGCAGAACAGTTAGCACTAAAAACGCAGAAACTTTCCGAAGCGGACAAATATAAGAGAACTCAAGAAGCTGATGCTGAAAGATATACTAGAGAAGCCCAGGCAGCGGCACAAGCCAAAACCATTGAATTAACTGCGGGGGCTAATGCTAAACAAGTGGAACTTGCGGCAAGAGCAGAATCATTCAAACTTGAAACGGTAGGTAAAGCAACAGCACTAAATATTAAAGCAGTTGCAGATGCTACTGCTGAGCAAGAAACAAAGGTAGGTATCGCAAAGGGGACAGCGGCAAGGGCTTTAGTTGAAGCATATGGCGGCCCAGATTTACAAGTTAGGCAAAGCGTTATGATAGCATTTGCAGAGGCGTTAAAAATAAGTAAATCTCCACTAGTACCACAAACCGTAATAATGGGTGGAGCTGATGGGAATACACCTAATGCAATGGAAGGTATAATGAGTATGGTGCTTGCAAATATGGCAAATGATAAAAGTGTAGTGATGCCTAAAGATATAGATAATGTAAATGCTAAAGATGTAATAAAACAATAA
- a CDS encoding ABC transporter permease — MIHYTIRRFGEMLLTLFIIATATFFLLQAVPGDPLISKVEKLPTNIKEQIYIKYGYDKPVGERYVKCITGMLRGDFGESIVYPGQTMGSIIKDKLPASARLGIQQMVLGMVIGIMLGILAAMKRGTWVDYTVITSAVFLISIPSFVFALLLQKWFAGDLGWFPVIGWPKGKDLWLGGWEYTVLPTLAGCFGYIAHYSRLLKTSMLDVINQDYVLTAKSKGLSTKRLISKHIMRNSMIPIVTFLPMTIVMCITGSFFIERVFSIPGLGLYYIGAVQGLDLPIIMGQTILTTAMYILCIFMSDILYTVVDPRIRLTGGKK, encoded by the coding sequence ATGATTCATTATACTATTAGAAGATTTGGGGAAATGTTACTCACGCTTTTTATAATAGCAACAGCTACATTCTTTTTATTGCAAGCGGTGCCTGGTGATCCACTAATTTCAAAAGTTGAAAAATTACCAACAAATATAAAAGAACAAATTTATATAAAATACGGATATGATAAACCGGTTGGTGAAAGATATGTTAAGTGTATTACGGGTATGTTAAGAGGCGACTTTGGTGAATCCATAGTTTATCCTGGACAAACTATGGGAAGTATAATAAAAGACAAGCTACCAGCATCTGCAAGGCTTGGAATACAACAAATGGTACTGGGAATGGTTATTGGAATTATGCTGGGGATTCTTGCAGCTATGAAAAGAGGTACATGGGTTGACTACACCGTAATAACCAGTGCTGTTTTTCTTATTTCTATACCATCCTTTGTATTTGCATTACTACTTCAAAAATGGTTTGCAGGAGATCTTGGGTGGTTTCCAGTAATAGGATGGCCTAAAGGTAAAGATTTGTGGCTGGGTGGATGGGAGTATACAGTTCTACCTACATTAGCAGGATGTTTTGGCTATATTGCACATTATTCAAGACTTTTAAAAACTTCTATGCTTGATGTTATTAATCAAGATTATGTATTAACTGCAAAATCTAAAGGATTATCAACTAAAAGATTAATATCTAAGCATATAATGAGAAACTCAATGATACCAATAGTTACATTTCTTCCTATGACTATTGTAATGTGTATAACGGGATCATTTTTTATTGAAAGAGTATTTTCTATTCCGGGACTGGGGCTTTATTATATAGGAGCAGTTCAAGGACTAGATCTTCCGATAATTATGGGACAAACAATATTAACTACGGCTATGTATATATTGTGTATATTTATGTCCGATATATTGTATACAGTTGTTGATCCAAGAATAAGACTTACAGGTGGTAAAAAATAA
- the nadE gene encoding NAD(+) synthase has product MDKIKQQEIRNEFGIPCPLENESDEKYAYRMIEEICTFLKKYAMHTGKKGYVCHLTGGVDSFVTSMLIKKSGIYLINLSLPFGIKSDMADVELARDIIKPDVFQTYDVMGPVIESIELLRGLPPSKVDIGNTNSRVRMTVLYRVAEVYDVLVAGYTNVAELTLGMVTKHGDDAADIQPLEGITKSIVYEMAKIFNAPKSIINKISTSGVWDNRSNQKEVTELNHQVCMYLRGKDISEEYEEKILKLYTVSKHKRHSPVSPKDTWWLE; this is encoded by the coding sequence ATGGATAAAATTAAACAACAAGAAATAAGGAATGAGTTTGGTATACCTTGTCCTCTTGAAAATGAGTCAGATGAAAAGTATGCATATAGAATGATAGAAGAAATTTGTACTTTCTTAAAAAAGTATGCTATGCATACCGGAAAAAAAGGTTATGTTTGTCATCTTACAGGTGGAGTAGATAGCTTTGTTACAAGTATGCTTATAAAAAAATCAGGAATATATCTAATCAATCTATCTCTCCCATTTGGGATTAAATCAGACATGGCAGATGTAGAACTTGCAAGAGACATTATAAAGCCAGATGTATTTCAAACCTATGATGTAATGGGTCCCGTAATTGAATCCATTGAGCTTCTTCGTGGGTTACCTCCTTCAAAAGTAGATATAGGGAATACAAATTCTAGAGTGAGAATGACCGTGTTATATAGAGTAGCTGAAGTTTATGATGTTCTAGTTGCTGGCTACACGAATGTAGCCGAGCTAACTCTAGGAATGGTGACGAAACATGGTGACGATGCAGCAGATATACAACCACTTGAGGGAATAACAAAAAGCATAGTTTACGAAATGGCAAAAATATTTAATGCGCCTAAATCTATAATTAATAAAATTTCTACAAGTGGTGTATGGGACAATAGATCCAATCAAAAAGAAGTAACAGAACTAAATCATCAGGTTTGTATGTATTTAAGGGGTAAAGACATCTCAGAAGAATACGAGGAGAAAATATTAAAATTATATACAGTTTCTAAACACAAAAGACATTCACCAGTTTCTCCAAAAGACACTTGGTGGCTTGAATAA
- a CDS encoding peptide ABC transporter substrate-binding protein — protein MKTKRILSLLLTSTMMLTVATGLVGCKKDKATVSTNTSTKKDDDQHLKVPLVEPLTLDSNEASDGFSFTVINEIQEGLTRIKVVDGKDKIEPGGAKSWETSKDGLTWTFHLRDYKWSDGVPVTAQQYVDSFQRLLKKDNAFSYAYYAYEIKGAEDFNNGTGKSEDVGVVAKDDKTLAINLVRPTPYFEKKLSFVNFGPIRLDVIKKGGEKWKTDSSKQVYCGPYKIKEWVKNNSMTFEKNPSYWDAENVFIKTVDMNAIPEFSTQAQLFESSQLDVTGCSQEYVKKWQDEAKAGKFQYNEGEDPTTGYLAFNNDGGPSGLMSNKKIRLAMSLAFDREDYVKTLLSRYSPAYGWIPKSLQSGKDVYREQVKEPLKDLATEYVNKPEKLQALFKEGLKELGKDTDLSKIKLKYIAMGDTSAKKQTNEWWQQQFKTNLGIELSVEVFGTTPLLQQARKDRKWDACYGGWGADFDDPISFFEMFSSKGDNNIIKYNNPEYNKKIKELETEINPANRLKKYQKLEEMLVKDDVALAPIYYQDTRRFSQNYVKDFMSPHFGGMYEWRWAYTSGRK, from the coding sequence GTGAAAACAAAAAGGATACTTAGTTTGCTGCTGACATCAACAATGATGTTAACGGTTGCAACGGGCCTAGTGGGATGCAAAAAAGACAAAGCAACAGTTTCAACGAATACTAGTACTAAAAAAGATGATGATCAACATTTAAAGGTACCCTTAGTTGAACCTTTGACCTTAGATTCCAATGAAGCATCGGATGGATTCTCTTTCACAGTAATAAATGAAATACAAGAAGGTTTAACAAGAATAAAGGTTGTAGATGGGAAAGACAAAATTGAACCAGGAGGAGCTAAAAGCTGGGAAACATCTAAGGATGGATTAACTTGGACCTTTCACTTAAGAGATTATAAATGGAGCGATGGTGTGCCAGTTACAGCTCAGCAATATGTGGATTCATTCCAAAGATTGTTGAAAAAGGATAATGCCTTTTCATATGCATACTATGCCTATGAAATAAAAGGTGCTGAAGATTTCAATAATGGTACTGGAAAGTCTGAAGATGTTGGGGTAGTAGCAAAAGATGATAAGACATTAGCTATAAATTTAGTTAGACCTACACCATATTTTGAAAAGAAATTATCATTTGTTAATTTTGGGCCAATAAGACTTGATGTTATAAAAAAAGGTGGGGAGAAATGGAAAACAGACAGTTCAAAACAAGTTTATTGTGGGCCTTATAAAATAAAGGAATGGGTAAAGAATAACAGCATGACCTTTGAAAAGAATCCTAGCTATTGGGACGCGGAAAACGTATTCATTAAAACTGTAGATATGAATGCCATTCCAGAATTCTCAACTCAAGCTCAATTATTTGAGAGTTCACAACTAGATGTTACTGGATGTAGTCAAGAGTATGTTAAGAAGTGGCAAGACGAAGCAAAGGCAGGAAAATTTCAATATAATGAAGGGGAGGATCCAACTACCGGGTATTTAGCCTTCAACAATGATGGTGGACCAAGTGGATTAATGTCAAATAAAAAGATAAGACTTGCAATGTCATTAGCATTTGATAGAGAAGACTATGTAAAAACACTTCTGAGTAGATACTCTCCAGCTTATGGGTGGATTCCAAAGTCATTACAATCAGGTAAAGATGTATATAGAGAGCAAGTTAAAGAACCATTAAAAGATTTAGCAACTGAGTATGTAAACAAGCCTGAAAAACTTCAAGCATTATTTAAAGAAGGACTTAAAGAGCTTGGAAAGGATACAGATTTAAGCAAGATAAAACTTAAATATATTGCTATGGGAGATACCTCAGCTAAAAAACAAACTAATGAATGGTGGCAGCAACAATTTAAAACGAATTTAGGAATAGAATTATCTGTAGAAGTATTTGGAACTACTCCGCTTTTACAGCAAGCTAGAAAAGATAGAAAATGGGATGCTTGCTACGGTGGATGGGGAGCAGATTTCGATGATCCAATAAGTTTTTTCGAAATGTTTTCTAGTAAAGGTGACAATAATATAATTAAGTATAATAATCCAGAATATAATAAGAAAATTAAAGAGCTTGAAACTGAGATAAACCCTGCAAATAGATTAAAAAAATACCAAAAACTTGAAGAAATGTTAGTTAAGGATGATGTTGCTTTAGCTCCAATTTATTATCAAGATACAAGGAGATTCTCACAAAATTATGTTAAAGATTTCATGAGCCCTCATTTTGGAGGTATGTATGAATGGAGATGGGCATACACTTCTGGTAGAAAATAG
- a CDS encoding ABC transporter ATP-binding protein translates to MTENKKDVVLEVKNLKKYFDVGKNAVLKAVDDVSFVIREGETLGLVGESGCGKTTCGRTCIGMYNKTSGSVLYKGRDVHKIQGVEKKAFYKEVQTIFQDPYASLDPRMTVGDIIAEGIDIHKIAANGKDRTDRIQNLLQLVGLNKEHSNRFVHEFSGGQRQRIGIARALAVEPKFIMCDEPISALDVSIQAQVVNLLIKLQREMGLTYLFIAHDLSMVKHMSDRVAVMYLGVIAEITESGELYKNPLHPYTKALLSAIPIPDPRLERTREKIMLKGEVPSPINPPIGCRFKTRCSYATSLCSEQTPLLKEVAPNHFVACHLY, encoded by the coding sequence ATGACAGAAAACAAAAAAGATGTAGTATTAGAAGTTAAGAATTTAAAGAAATATTTTGATGTAGGAAAAAATGCAGTTTTAAAAGCAGTTGATGATGTGAGTTTTGTAATAAGAGAAGGTGAAACTTTAGGCCTTGTTGGGGAATCTGGCTGCGGGAAGACTACTTGTGGTAGAACTTGTATAGGAATGTACAATAAAACTTCCGGTAGTGTCCTATATAAGGGAAGGGATGTTCATAAAATACAGGGGGTTGAAAAGAAAGCATTTTACAAAGAAGTACAAACAATTTTTCAAGATCCATATGCATCATTAGATCCAAGAATGACAGTTGGAGACATAATAGCAGAGGGAATTGATATCCATAAGATTGCGGCTAATGGTAAAGATAGAACAGATAGAATTCAGAATCTTTTACAACTAGTTGGGCTTAATAAAGAACATAGTAATAGATTTGTTCATGAGTTCTCAGGTGGACAAAGACAAAGAATAGGGATAGCAAGAGCATTAGCTGTTGAACCTAAATTTATAATGTGCGATGAACCTATATCAGCCCTTGATGTTTCCATACAGGCGCAGGTTGTAAATCTTCTTATTAAACTTCAGAGAGAAATGGGACTTACTTATTTATTTATTGCCCATGATCTTTCAATGGTTAAACATATGTCTGACAGAGTAGCTGTTATGTATCTAGGTGTTATAGCTGAAATTACAGAGAGTGGAGAGCTTTATAAAAATCCTCTTCATCCATATACTAAAGCTCTTTTATCAGCAATTCCAATTCCTGACCCAAGACTTGAAAGAACAAGGGAAAAGATAATGCTTAAAGGTGAGGTTCCAAGCCCAATAAATCCTCCAATTGGATGTAGATTTAAGACAAGATGTAGCTATGCTACTTCCTTATGTAGTGAGCAAACACCACTTCTTAAAGAAGTAGCTCCAAATCATTTTGTAGCTTGCCATTTATATTAA